One Chthoniobacterales bacterium genomic region harbors:
- a CDS encoding cupin domain-containing protein, producing MDLANTKEATEWFEVLQTSKRTQTAIMTLAPGEKTGRKAEAHKKSDQVLLMISGKLSGTVGSETVSLKKGDILLIRAGTPHRFVNPGRQRAVTFNVYSPPEYPPGTKG from the coding sequence ATGGACTTAGCCAACACCAAAGAGGCCACGGAATGGTTCGAAGTGCTCCAAACCAGCAAGCGGACCCAGACGGCGATCATGACGCTCGCGCCCGGGGAGAAGACCGGCCGCAAAGCCGAGGCGCACAAAAAAAGCGATCAGGTTCTGCTGATGATCTCGGGAAAACTGTCGGGCACCGTGGGCAGCGAAACTGTCAGTTTGAAGAAGGGCGACATCCTATTGATCCGTGCCGGAACGCCGCACCGTTTCGTGAATCCCGGCCGGCAACGGGCCGTTACCTTCAATGTTTATTCACCACCCGAGTATCCACCCGGAACGAAGGGATGA
- a CDS encoding ABC transporter permease has protein sequence MIHDLKFALRQLIKAPGFTAAAVIVLALGIGANTAVFSLVHTMFFAPPPYAKAQEVVQVFSQDKKNPKTYRGFSYPTYADIRAQNTVFADVMSYNLAMIGLGQKGDTRRTFGAIVSSNYFSVLGVPLVRGRTFTAEEEALGRNTPVAIVSYAYWQKHNLDPSVLGSELLVNGHPFTIVGIAPRGFTGTLQIFSVEVWLPFSNYDRIANDFEQASKTTFGDRAGQQLIVVGRLKPGMTAAAAKPALEGLATNLEKAFPVEQKDQTFTTTPISRFSVSTSPSGDSGIATIAPMLLGMAVVVLLVACLNLANMLLARGTARRKEIAIRLALGGSRRRIVRQLLTEGFVLALLGGAFGLLLGLWSSDLLVMSLGKMMPLDIVWLAGPNLAILAATFGFCVVGTLGFALGPALKLSKSAVVADLKEQAGEDVVKRRWRFMPRNPLVVAQIAFSLALLTAAALFIRGAGKAASVDTGLAPGASFLVETDASLAGYDQKRGQDLYRSLEERLAALPGVEHASISATIPFGMISLSRNVQRAGLQSAPDAKPAMAAEGLAFNAAWDSVGADYFGTVGLRIVRGRVFTQAEATQPGGPMVAIIDEVLAKKLWPDGDALGQRIQYASDNAPKAKNNGRGVGMSGDLSGETGKETIEIVGIVPTTKQGLFEKDPSGQIYLPFAKGFQSNVNFFVRFHSLAPGSEGATADLLRRTVREVDPALPILSLKSFAQHLDSNFQLWVVRAGAAMFSVFGGLALGLAIVGLYGVKAYSVARRTREIGIRMALGAQPGAVLRMIMREGSVMLLTGIVIGLLLAAGTGKILSGMLYEVGALDPVAFTIAPLTLAAAALFATWLPARRATRISPMAALRTE, from the coding sequence ATGATCCACGATCTCAAGTTTGCCCTCCGGCAGCTCATCAAGGCGCCAGGATTCACCGCCGCGGCTGTGATCGTCCTCGCCCTCGGTATTGGCGCCAACACCGCCGTCTTTAGCCTCGTCCACACGATGTTTTTCGCACCGCCGCCCTACGCGAAGGCCCAGGAAGTCGTCCAGGTTTTCTCGCAGGATAAGAAGAACCCCAAAACCTATCGCGGCTTTTCCTATCCGACCTACGCGGACATCCGTGCCCAGAACACCGTCTTTGCCGATGTCATGTCGTACAACCTCGCCATGATCGGCCTCGGCCAGAAGGGCGACACCCGCCGGACCTTCGGGGCCATCGTTAGCTCGAACTACTTTTCTGTGCTCGGCGTTCCGCTCGTCCGCGGCCGGACGTTCACCGCCGAAGAGGAAGCGCTCGGCCGGAACACCCCGGTCGCGATCGTCAGTTACGCCTATTGGCAAAAGCATAATCTCGATCCGTCGGTGCTCGGGTCGGAGCTGCTCGTTAACGGTCACCCATTCACCATCGTCGGCATTGCCCCGCGCGGGTTCACCGGGACCCTGCAAATTTTTTCGGTCGAAGTCTGGCTCCCGTTCAGCAATTACGACCGGATCGCCAACGATTTCGAACAGGCGAGCAAAACCACTTTCGGAGACCGGGCCGGGCAACAGTTGATCGTCGTAGGCCGGCTCAAACCGGGGATGACCGCCGCTGCGGCGAAACCGGCGCTCGAAGGGCTGGCGACGAATCTTGAGAAAGCGTTCCCGGTCGAACAAAAGGACCAAACGTTCACCACCACCCCGATCTCGCGCTTTTCTGTCAGCACGTCGCCATCGGGCGATAGCGGAATTGCGACTATCGCGCCGATGCTATTGGGAATGGCGGTCGTCGTCTTGCTGGTGGCGTGCCTTAATCTCGCCAACATGCTGCTGGCCCGCGGCACTGCCCGGCGGAAGGAAATCGCGATTCGGCTGGCCCTGGGTGGAAGCCGGAGGCGGATTGTGCGCCAGTTGCTGACGGAAGGTTTCGTTCTGGCCCTGCTCGGTGGCGCGTTCGGCCTGCTCCTCGGTTTGTGGTCGTCCGACCTTCTCGTGATGTCGTTAGGCAAAATGATGCCGCTCGACATCGTCTGGCTGGCGGGGCCTAATCTGGCGATCCTCGCCGCCACGTTCGGCTTCTGTGTGGTTGGCACGCTCGGTTTCGCCCTGGGACCGGCGCTCAAGCTTTCGAAAAGCGCGGTCGTCGCCGACCTTAAGGAACAGGCCGGCGAAGATGTGGTGAAACGGCGCTGGAGATTCATGCCGCGCAATCCTCTCGTGGTGGCGCAGATCGCCTTCTCGCTCGCCCTCCTCACCGCGGCGGCTCTGTTTATCCGGGGCGCCGGCAAAGCTGCCTCGGTTGATACCGGCCTGGCGCCGGGCGCGAGCTTCCTTGTCGAAACGGATGCCAGCCTCGCCGGCTACGACCAAAAGCGGGGGCAGGATCTTTACCGCAGCCTCGAAGAACGGCTCGCGGCCTTGCCCGGTGTCGAACATGCGAGCATTTCGGCGACGATCCCATTCGGAATGATTTCCCTCAGCCGTAACGTCCAACGCGCCGGTCTGCAATCGGCCCCGGACGCAAAGCCGGCGATGGCAGCCGAAGGTCTCGCCTTTAACGCCGCCTGGGACAGCGTCGGCGCCGATTATTTCGGCACGGTCGGCCTGCGCATCGTCCGCGGCCGCGTTTTCACCCAGGCCGAAGCGACCCAACCCGGCGGGCCGATGGTGGCGATCATCGACGAGGTCCTTGCGAAAAAGCTCTGGCCCGACGGTGACGCGCTCGGCCAGCGCATCCAATACGCCAGCGATAACGCGCCCAAAGCAAAGAACAACGGCCGCGGCGTCGGGATGAGCGGCGATCTCAGTGGGGAAACCGGCAAAGAAACGATCGAAATCGTCGGCATTGTTCCGACCACCAAGCAGGGGCTCTTTGAAAAGGATCCGTCCGGCCAGATTTACCTTCCCTTCGCGAAAGGATTCCAGAGCAACGTGAACTTTTTCGTTCGCTTCCATTCGCTGGCGCCGGGAAGCGAAGGTGCCACCGCCGATCTGCTCCGCCGCACCGTCCGCGAAGTCGATCCCGCGCTGCCGATCTTGTCGCTAAAGAGTTTCGCGCAACACCTCGACAGCAACTTCCAGCTTTGGGTTGTTCGCGCGGGCGCGGCGATGTTCTCGGTCTTCGGCGGTCTCGCCCTCGGTCTCGCCATCGTCGGCCTTTACGGGGTGAAAGCCTATTCCGTGGCCCGGCGCACTCGCGAGATCGGCATCCGGATGGCGCTAGGGGCTCAACCTGGCGCCGTTCTCCGCATGATCATGCGGGAAGGCTCGGTCATGCTGCTGACCGGGATCGTCATTGGCCTGCTCCTCGCCGCCGGCACCGGCAAAATCCTGAGCGGAATGCTTTACGAAGTAGGCGCGCTCGATCCGGTCGCGTTCACGATCGCTCCGCTTACTCTCGCGGCCGCCGCCCTGTTCGCGACCTGGCTTCCCGCCCGTCGCGCCACTCGCATTAGTCCGATGGCAGCGTTACGAACCGAATAG
- a CDS encoding carboxypeptidase regulatory-like domain-containing protein: protein MRQGFSILILLLGFVAGPVCAQGVIEGTVQLPKPSVDRGLNQRYNAGTDVALAPTNPPAAVVYLEGDFRSAVASASKSPGQVAQKNIAFAPDLLPVLVGSAVEFPNMDDIYHNVFSYSKTKRFDLGRFRKDEKPTSVVFDKPGAVTIHCEIHERMRGTILVLETPYFQKTDTAGRYRLEHLPPGSYFLKAWVAGDDVRQHPVELKTGVTLHVDFPAR from the coding sequence GTGCGGCAGGGCTTCTCCATCCTGATTTTGCTACTCGGCTTCGTTGCTGGACCCGTTTGTGCCCAAGGCGTTATCGAAGGCACGGTCCAACTGCCAAAGCCCTCGGTCGACCGTGGCCTGAACCAGCGCTACAACGCCGGAACGGACGTGGCTTTGGCGCCCACAAATCCCCCCGCGGCAGTGGTTTATCTGGAAGGCGATTTCCGCTCGGCAGTGGCCAGCGCGTCGAAGTCACCGGGCCAGGTCGCCCAAAAGAACATCGCCTTCGCGCCCGATCTATTGCCGGTCCTGGTCGGCAGCGCGGTCGAGTTTCCGAACATGGACGACATTTACCACAATGTTTTTTCCTACTCGAAAACCAAGCGGTTCGACCTTGGCCGTTTTCGCAAGGACGAAAAACCAACTTCGGTCGTTTTCGACAAACCGGGAGCGGTCACCATCCACTGCGAAATTCATGAGAGAATGCGCGGCACGATCCTCGTCTTGGAAACACCCTATTTTCAGAAAACTGACACCGCCGGTCGCTATCGTCTGGAACACCTCCCCCCCGGCAGTTACTTCCTGAAAGCCTGGGTGGCGGGCGACGACGTCCGGCAGCATCCCGTGGAACTGAAAACCGGCGTGACTTTGCATGTCGATTTTCCAGCCAGGTAA